The sequence GCCTCGACGGACTCGACCGGGCAGCCCGGGTCGTCCGGGGCGTACAGCGCCAGCGCCGGGACCGGCGACGCGGCCGCCGGGTCCGTACGCTCGGGCCGCCAGTCGGCGAGGGCCGTGAAGTCGGCCCGGAGCGACGGGAGCAGCAGGTCGAGAAGCTCGGGCATGGCGGCGACCTCCTCCGGAACGCCGCCCATGTCGGTCACCTGACGCAGGAAGTCGCCGTCGGAGCCGGTCGCGTCGGGCAGCTCACCGGGCCAGGCGGGGGCCGACCGGGACACCACGACGAGGCCGGGGGCGGGCCGGCCGCGCCGGGCCAGCTCGATCGAGGCCAGCCAGGCGACCAGGGCGCCGGAGCACTGCCCCAGCAGCACGGGCGTCCTCCCGGTGAGCGCGGTGGCCTCCTCCGCGGCGGTGACCGTGTCCTCGACCAGGTCGGTGAGCCGGGTCGGCGGCTCGTCCGGGAAGCGGGACTCCCGGCCGCCGAAGACCACGCCCGCGACCAGGCAGTCGTCGGGGAGCGCGGCCCGCAGGGGTTTGGCGGTCCCGGAGCCGCCGCCGGCGTGCGGGACGACGAGTACGGTCCGTGCCGGGTGGTCCGGGTGTTCCTCGGGCAAGGCGAGCGGTGTCATGACGGGCGGCCTCCAGCCTCGGCCAGTTCGGGCCGGATGAGTTCGGACAGCGTGCGGAAACTCGGCGAGGCGTACAGCTCACGGGGGCTGAGGCGCACCCCGTGCTCCTTGCCGAGCCAGGCGACCAGGCGGGCGAAGGCCAGGGAGTCCCCGCCGGCCCGGAAGAAGTCGGCGTCCGGCCCGGAGGGCGCCCGGCCGAGAACCTGGCTCCAGGCGGCGCGGGCCAGAGCGGACGCGGGGTCCGGGGCGGAGGCGGGACCCGGGGCCGAGGCGGGGTCTGGGGCGGACGCGGGACCCGGCACGACGGACGGGTCGGGGCTGGGTACGGGGGCGCCCGGCTCGGGGTCCCGCTCCCCGCAGGGCTGCTCGGTGTCCCCCTCGTCCAGCGGCCGGGCCCCCGCCGCGACGGCGGCCGCATCCGCCTTTCCGTTGGCGGTCAGGGGTATTTCGTCCAGCACCGACCACAGCGCGGGGACACAGTGGCCGGGCAGGGTGCGGGTCAGGCGCGTGGCCAGGTCGGTCAGCCGGAGGGGGTGCGGGCCGTCGGGTACGATCCCCGCTGCCAGCCGGCGCTCGGAGGCGTCCGCGCCGACGGCGACGACCGCTGCGTCCCGCACGCCGGGCAGTGTTGCCAACGCCTGGCGGATCTCGTCCAGTTCGACTCGGAACCCCCGGATCTTGACCTGCCGGTCGGCGCGGCCGAGGAAGCTCAGCGCTCCGGCGCCGGTCAGCCGGACCAGGTCGCCGGTGCGGTAGGCGCGCTCGCCGTCGGCCAGCACCCGGAAGACCTCCGCCGTACGTTCGGCGTCGCCTGCGTAGTCCAGCGCGAGGCCGAGCCCGGTGACGTACAACTCCCCCGTCCCCCCGGGTGGTACGGGCCGCCCCGACGGGTCGAGCACCAGCGCGCCGCTGCCGGGGATCGGCGTGCCGATCGGCAGCGGGCCGGTCGCATCACAGGGGTCGTCGAAGTGCGCCACGGTGCTGAACGTGGTGTTCTCCGTGGGCCCGTAGCCGTTGGTCACCCGCAGGCCGGGGTAGCGGGTGAGCAGGGCGCGCACCTGTTCGGGGGGCACCACGTCCCCGCCCGCGAGGACGTGGGCGGCGCGGGCGAATCCGTGCGGTGCGTAGTCGGCCATGAGCCGGAACAGGCCGGCCGTCAGCCACAACACGTCGACCTCCCGCTCCAGCAGGAACCGGGCCAGTTCGGCGGGGGCGACCAGGCCCGGCGGGTGAACCTCGACGCAGCCGCCGCCGACGAGCGGGGCGAACAGCTCCAGGGTGGAGGCGTCGAAGGCGAGCGGAGCGAGGCGCAGCATGCGCCGGCCGGGGCCGCAGGAGACGACCTGGCTGGGCGACGGCCAGACCAGCCGGGCCACGGCCCGGTGCGGCACCCGCACCGCCTTGGGTACTCCGGTCGAGCCCGAGGTGAAGGCGACGTAGGCGACCCGGTCGCCGCGCGGGGCGGGCGGTTCGACGGCCGGTCGCGGGGTCCGGGACGCGGTGTCGGCGGCCACGGCCGCGACCCGGCGCGGCGGCCCCGGGCACACGGTCTCGACACGGTCGGCGAAGGCGCTGCTCACGCGGTCGGCGGTGGAGAGGACGGCGGCCGGCGGCAGCACCTCCAGGAGCGCGCGTAACCGCTCGTCGGGGGTCGCGGGGTCGACGGCGACGTAGTGGGCGCCGACGGCGAGGACGGCCAGTACGGCAACCACCTCGGACACCCCGCGCTCCACCGCCGGCAGCACCGCGTCGCCGTCCCCGACACCGGCGTCGGTCAGCGCGGCGGCCTGGGCGGTCACGGCCCGGACCAGCTCGGCGTAGGTCAGGGCGGTGTCCTGGTCACGGACGGCCGGGGCGCCCGGATGTGCCCGGGCGGTGGCCAGCACGAGGGACCACAGGTCGCTGTCGGCGACCTCCGGCGGCAGCCGCGGTCCTTCGCGCAGTGCGTCCAGGCGGGCCTGGTGGGCCGGGGAGACGGTCCTGACCTCGGCCAGCGGCGCGGTGGGCCGGTCGGCCAGTTCCTCGACGGTCCGCTCGACGGCGGCCAGGAGGTCGGACGCCTCCTCGGGCAGCAGCGCCCCGTGCGCGAACTCCAGGGCCAGCCGCGGCTCGTCGCCCGTGCGCTGCACGTACAGGGTGGCGTCGAAGGGCGCGCCGTGGCAGTGGCCTTCGTGCGGGTAGAGGGTGATGTCGCCGCGTCGTACGCGGTGCGGTATCAGCTCGTCGTGGGCGGCGAGGACGAACTGGACGAGCGGGTTGCGCCGCCGGTCGTGCCGGACACCGACGGCCGGTACGAGGTCCTCCACCGGGATGTCGGAGGCGGCCACCGCCTCGCCGAGCGCGCGGGAGACGGCCACGACGTACTCGGTGACGGTGGCGGTGTCGTCCAGGACGCAGTGGACGGGCACGAGTTGGGAGCAGGGGGCGAGGACGTCGCGGACGGCGGGGTCCTGGCGGCCGGCGACGGGCACGCCGACGAGCAGTTCGGTGGCACCGCTGCGGCGGCCCAGGGCCAGCGCGTAGGCGGCGAGCAGGACGACGGTACCGGTGGTGCCGGTCGTGCGGCCGAGGTTGCGCCAGGCCCGGGTCGCGGCCGGGCCGAGCGCCGCGGTCAGCCGGCCGCCGGCCGCCTCCCACCGGGCCGGGCGCCGTGCGTCGGTCGGCAGTTCGAGCACGTGGGGGGCGCTCCGCAGCCGGTCGGCCCGGCTGCGGAGGGTCCCACGCCGGTCCGCGGCGGTGGTCCGCGCCCGGTGTGCCGCGAGTACGCTCTCCGGGCTGGGCGCGGGGGCCGGCAGGTCCTGGCCGGCGAGGAGGGTGGCCAGTTCGTCGAAGAGCACGCCGAACGACCAGGCGTCCAGCAGCACGTGGTGGGCCAGGACGGACACGAGGACGCGCTCGGAGGCGTCGGGCCGGGTGACGGTGGTGACCGTGAAGTGAACCGGAGGGCGCTCGTAGGGGCGCAGGAGTGTCTCGCTCGCGCCGGCCAGTTGGGTGTGCACGACGGTGACCGGGTCCGTGCCGTGGGCCGCCCGCAGGGTCTGGTGCCGGACGGTGGGCCGGGCGTGTGCGAGGACCCGGCGGCCGATCCTGCCGGTGTCGGCGTCGGCCGGGACGAAGGCGGTGCGCAGCCCCTCGTGCCGCTCGGTCAGGGCGGTGAGCGCCGGAGCCACCGCGGCGGCGGGGGCGCCGTCGATCTCGGCGGTGAACAGCAGGTGGTAGGCGGGGCCGTGGGCGATGGTCTCGACGCTCAGCATGCCGTTCTGTCCAGGCAGCACCGGGCGCACGGCCGCGGGTTCGGTCACCGGGGGCAGGGGCGCGGGGGGCGGCAGCGGGGTGGCGGCGCGCAGCACGGTGCCGACGGGTTCCCGGCCGAGTATTCGATGCAGGGGCAGGTCGGAGCCCGCCCTGGCGGCCTCGCCCGCCAGCCGTACGGCCTGCAGGGAGGAGCCGCCGAGCGCGGCGAAGGACATCCGCTCGCAGCGCTCTCGCAGCTCGGCGGCGGACAGCCCCAGGACGTCCGCGGCGAGTGGCAGCAGGACGTCGAGTCCGGCGGATGCGGGCCGGGCGGTCACCGGGGAGCACTTCCGCCGGCGGCCAGTTCGGGCAGGAGTGTGATCGCCCGGTCCAGCAACCGTCGTACCGTCTCCTCGGCGTAGTGGTCGGTGCTGAAGCGGATGGTCAGCAGCAGCCGGTCGTCGACGACGTCGCCCTCGACGTTCAGCACCCACGGCTCCCGCTGCCGTGCCGACCGGCGGCTGCCGCCCGCCACGTCGGCGGGGCGCAGCCAGCGGCCCACCCGGTCGTTCACCTGGTTCATACGGCTGCGGAAGTTCAGCCGGATCCCGCTGCCCGGCCCGGCGGTGGCCAGCAGCGGGTGCCCGGAGTACCGCAGGGCGTCGAAGCCGAACTTGGCCCGGGGCACGGCGGCCAGGTCGTCGAGGGCGTCCTGCGGCCAGGAACCGGGAGCACCGGTGTGGATCACCACGGGGTAGGTCGACTGGAGGTAGCCGAGCGCGCTGGTGGTGTCGTGTCCGCCGGGGACGGTGTCCCGGCCGTGGTGGTAGGTGTCCACGCTGACCGCCGGCAGGCCGAACCGCTCGGCCACGGATCGGGCGACGGCGGCCAGCACCAGGAGGCCGACGGGGTGGCCGAGCCGCCCGGCGGCGGTGTGCAGGGCAGTGGTGTGCTCCTCGTCGAGACCGGCCGTGGCGGCGGTGGCGGTGGACAGCGGGCCTGCGCCCGTGGAGTCGGTGGGCACCGGGGGGACGTCGGACAGGCCGAGGGCGCTCCAGCGCGCCGCGTCCTCCTCGGCCCGGGGGGAGGCCAGCCATGCGGCGAGGTCGGTGGCGAGGTCGCGGGGTTGGGCGGCGGGTGCACCGGGGGCCCGGCCGGTCAGCGCGTCCTCCAGTTCGTCGGCCAGCATGGTCAGGGAGTAGCCGTCGAGGGTGAGGTGGTGCACGGCGATCTGGAGGTAGTGCCGGCGCGGCAGCCAGAGGGCGTTGAACACCCGGCCCTCCGTGAGCCGGTGGCCGCGCACCGCCCGTTCGAACGCCTCGGCGAGCGCGGCGGCGTCGGTGTCGACGGTGAGCAGGCCGTCCGGCGCCTGGGGAAGGACCTCCGCGACCGGGCCGTCGGGCCCGTCCGGCAGGTAGCGGGTGCGCAGCGCCTCGTGCCGGTCGGTGAGCCGGCGGAGGGCCGCCTCGATCCAGGCGGCGTCGACCTTGTCGCCGTCCGGGGTCGTCTCGGGTATCTCGAACACCCAGACGAACCCGAAGTGGTCGGGGTCGGTGAAGGCCTGCGAGATCCAGCGCGTCTGGCAGGGCAGCAGCGGTATACGGCCGGCGGCCGGCCGGGGGGACGGCCGCCGCACCTCGGCGTTGTCGGTGTGCAGGCGGGCGAGGATGCCCGCGAAGGTGCGGCCGTGCAGGAAGTCGGCCGGTCCGGCGCTGACGCCTGCTGTACGCAGCTGGGTCACGCTGCGCACCATCAGCAGCGAGTCTCCCCCGGCGGCGAAGAAGTCGGCGTCCCGGCCCGAGGGCGGCTTGCCCAGGGCCGCTTCCCACACGTCGGCGAGCAGTGCGGCGAGGGCGCCCTGGCCGAGGTCGATGGATTCCGTCACGTTGACTGGGTCCTTTCATCACGGTCTCGGTTCCTGCCCGGAATCGGCGGTGTACTCAACTCGTGGACGGAGCTGCGCTCTTGGCGTCGGTGGGTGCTTCGGCGGGGTCGTCCGGTGCGTCCGGCCCGACAGCCGTGCGCACCAGCCATGCCGACAGCAGGCAGCCGAGCGCGAGCAGCGCGGCCAGGGCGAACCAGGCCAGGTCCGCGTCGGCGGCGATCAGGGCGGTGACCAGGGCCGGGCCGATCGCCTCCTGGGCGGACAGGCTCAGCCCGAACAGTGAGAGATAGCGGCCGCGCAGCCGCTCCGGCGCGAGCGTCATGGACACCGTCCATTCGCCGACCGCGCCGAGGAGTTCGGTCAGGGTGTGGGCGAGGACCGCCAGCACCAGCAGGCCGATCGCCACGGCGGTGGCGCCGCCGGAGCGGTGGGCCGCCCAGTAGCCCAGCGCGGCCAGGACGAACAGCGCGGCGGCGACGCGGTAGACGCGCGGTGCCTGGGCGAGGGAGGTGCAGCTCTTGGCCGCGCGTATCTGGAGGAGCACGACCAGCACGGTGTTGAAGGTGAACAGCAGGCCGACGAGGCCCGCCGGAGCACTGGTGTACTCGTACACCCACAGCGGCATGCCGATGGTGAAGGCGGTCGAGTACACCAGCACGAGGATGTTGAGCACGGCGAGGCTCACGTAACGCCGGTCGGCCAGCACCTGCCGGTAGCCGGCCCGGGGGCGGCCCTCCTCCGGGGGCCGGTCCGGCCGGAGCGGGCGGATGACGGGGACGGTGAGCACGAGGGCGATGGCCCCGGCGTAGGAGACGGCGTTGGCGACGAGCACCGCGTGGTAGCCGGTGTCCGAACCGATGGCCAGGACTGCCGCGGTGATCAGGCCGCCGAGCCCGAAGCCGACGTTGAGGACGGCCCGTTGGAAGGCCATCAGGGACACCCGATCCTCGGCGTCGGCGATGCTGGTGAGGAACACCTTGCGGGCCGGATTGACCATACGGTCGGCCACGTGCGCGACGCTCGCCACGGCGACGAGACCGCCCCAGTCGCGCACACCGAGATAGCCGACGTAGGCCACGGCACCGGCCGCCCAGCAGCAGACCACCACCTTGCGGGCGCCGAACCGGTCGATGAGTGTGCCGGACAGCGGGGTGGCGACGCTTCCGACGAGACCGGCGATGCCGAGGCCCGCGCCGACGGCGCCGGCGCTCAGGCCGACCACGACGGTGAAGTAGAGAACGGAGATCGGCAGGAACATGCCCGTACCGATGGCGTCGACGACCGCGACCAGGGCCCAGCGCCCTGCCGCGGGTGCCTCGGGCACGCCCAGGCGGCGCAGGGCGGTACGGCGCAGAGCCGGACTTCTGCTCATCGAGTCCTCCCCTGCGGCATGGGTTGGGGGGTGCGCAGGTCCAGCAGCGTCCGCCACAGCCGGTCGATGTGTGCGGGCAGCGGTTCGTCGTCCAGTGCGCCGGTGCGTTCGGCGAGCTGCCCGGCGTGCGGGAGCAGGTCCAGGCCGATCGCCTCGGACAGCCGGTGCAGGTCCTCGCCGGCGCACACCCGGGTGTACTCCAGGACGGTGCGCCGGGCGGGATCGCGCGTGGTGGGATGCGCGAGCCACGGCCGGTGCCAGGCGGCCCACTTCTCCAGGGCGTCCCGCCGGGTGCCGGGCCGCCAGGGGCGGTCGCCGGTCCAGCGCAGCATGGAGCGGGCGACGGCGGCCGGGTGGCGGATGAGCAGCACCCAGTGGGCTTCTGGCAGGGTGTCGGCGAGCTGGTCGAGTTCCAGCAGGTACTCGTTGTACTTGTCGCCGTAGCGGGTGGTCCCCGCGTACGCCTGTCGCACCAGCCGTCCGCGCAGCGCGGACGCGTCGGTGACGCGTCCCGCGGCCACCTCGGCGGCGGCGGCGCGCAGGACCTTCTCGACGGTCCCCAGCCACTGTTCGCTGTGCCGGCCGTAGGGCGGCCTGCGGTGCAGGGCGTGCAGGATCTCATCCGTGCGCAGATGCCGACCCTGCACGTCCGCCTGGGTGCACCAGCGGTGCAGGAGGTAGGGCAGCTTGCCGTTGACGGTGAAGACGCCGCCGGCGGCGGCGAAGGCCTGGTCGAGCACGTCGGCGAGCGCGGTGGTGCCCGAGCGCTGCGCGCCGAGCAGTACGACCGGTGCGGGCGAGGCAGTCACGAGGTCTCCCGCACGAGCGCGGGAAGCCTGTCGCACCAGTCGCGTAGCCGTTGCATGCACTCGACGCTGGCCGCGAAGCCGTCCCGGGAGAAGTCCTCGCCCCAGGGCCGGTCGCGGTTGGCGGGCGACAGGACCCGCCCGTGACGCCAGTGGGTCTCCAGGCTCAGGTAGCCGGTGTAGCCGTCCTCGGCCAGCCGGGTGAGCATCGTCGGCCAGTCCAGGTCCCCGTCGCCCAGCCTGACGTACCCGTTGGTACCGTCCGGGTCCTTGACGTGTACGTGTTGGATGAGATGGCGGCCCATCAGGTAGTCGGAGGGGTAGCGCACCTGTCCCCAGCCGCCGCGTACGGCGTTGGCGGGGTCCCAGAGCACGCCGACGTCGTCGCGGCCCAGTGCGTCGAGGAAATCGAGGACGTCCCGCATGTGAGGGGTGTTGCTGCGCGACTCGGTCTCCAGGATCAGCGGCACCCCGGGGACCACGCCCTCCAGCAGGGCGGCGACGACCCGTGCCGCGCGCAGCGGTTCGGGGGCGTGATCGGTTTCGGCGAAGAAGCTGAAGATTCGCGCGTGGGGCGTGCCGAGGCGCACCGCACGCCGGCA is a genomic window of Streptomyces sp. NBC_00078 containing:
- a CDS encoding sulfotransferase, producing the protein MTASPAPVVLLGAQRSGTTALADVLDQAFAAAGGVFTVNGKLPYLLHRWCTQADVQGRHLRTDEILHALHRRPPYGRHSEQWLGTVEKVLRAAAAEVAAGRVTDASALRGRLVRQAYAGTTRYGDKYNEYLLELDQLADTLPEAHWVLLIRHPAAVARSMLRWTGDRPWRPGTRRDALEKWAAWHRPWLAHPTTRDPARRTVLEYTRVCAGEDLHRLSEAIGLDLLPHAGQLAERTGALDDEPLPAHIDRLWRTLLDLRTPQPMPQGRTR
- a CDS encoding thioesterase II family protein, translating into MTPLALPEEHPDHPARTVLVVPHAGGGSGTAKPLRAALPDDCLVAGVVFGGRESRFPDEPPTRLTDLVEDTVTAAEEATALTGRTPVLLGQCSGALVAWLASIELARRGRPAPGLVVVSRSAPAWPGELPDATGSDGDFLRQVTDMGGVPEEVAAMPELLDLLLPSLRADFTALADWRPERTDPAAASPVPALALYAPDDPGCPVESVEAWRPCVGGLDVAPVKGGHLLLATNAGGVAERLTAWLSQTAPEGNRRAGNG
- a CDS encoding amino acid adenylation domain-containing protein, whose translation is MTARPASAGLDVLLPLAADVLGLSAAELRERCERMSFAALGGSSLQAVRLAGEAARAGSDLPLHRILGREPVGTVLRAATPLPPPAPLPPVTEPAAVRPVLPGQNGMLSVETIAHGPAYHLLFTAEIDGAPAAAVAPALTALTERHEGLRTAFVPADADTGRIGRRVLAHARPTVRHQTLRAAHGTDPVTVVHTQLAGASETLLRPYERPPVHFTVTTVTRPDASERVLVSVLAHHVLLDAWSFGVLFDELATLLAGQDLPAPAPSPESVLAAHRARTTAADRRGTLRSRADRLRSAPHVLELPTDARRPARWEAAGGRLTAALGPAATRAWRNLGRTTGTTGTVVLLAAYALALGRRSGATELLVGVPVAGRQDPAVRDVLAPCSQLVPVHCVLDDTATVTEYVVAVSRALGEAVAASDIPVEDLVPAVGVRHDRRRNPLVQFVLAAHDELIPHRVRRGDITLYPHEGHCHGAPFDATLYVQRTGDEPRLALEFAHGALLPEEASDLLAAVERTVEELADRPTAPLAEVRTVSPAHQARLDALREGPRLPPEVADSDLWSLVLATARAHPGAPAVRDQDTALTYAELVRAVTAQAAALTDAGVGDGDAVLPAVERGVSEVVAVLAVLAVGAHYVAVDPATPDERLRALLEVLPPAAVLSTADRVSSAFADRVETVCPGPPRRVAAVAADTASRTPRPAVEPPAPRGDRVAYVAFTSGSTGVPKAVRVPHRAVARLVWPSPSQVVSCGPGRRMLRLAPLAFDASTLELFAPLVGGGCVEVHPPGLVAPAELARFLLEREVDVLWLTAGLFRLMADYAPHGFARAAHVLAGGDVVPPEQVRALLTRYPGLRVTNGYGPTENTTFSTVAHFDDPCDATGPLPIGTPIPGSGALVLDPSGRPVPPGGTGELYVTGLGLALDYAGDAERTAEVFRVLADGERAYRTGDLVRLTGAGALSFLGRADRQVKIRGFRVELDEIRQALATLPGVRDAAVVAVGADASERRLAAGIVPDGPHPLRLTDLATRLTRTLPGHCVPALWSVLDEIPLTANGKADAAAVAAGARPLDEGDTEQPCGERDPEPGAPVPSPDPSVVPGPASAPDPASAPGPASAPDPASALARAAWSQVLGRAPSGPDADFFRAGGDSLAFARLVAWLGKEHGVRLSPRELYASPSFRTLSELIRPELAEAGGRPS
- a CDS encoding condensation domain-containing protein, whose translation is MTESIDLGQGALAALLADVWEAALGKPPSGRDADFFAAGGDSLLMVRSVTQLRTAGVSAGPADFLHGRTFAGILARLHTDNAEVRRPSPRPAAGRIPLLPCQTRWISQAFTDPDHFGFVWVFEIPETTPDGDKVDAAWIEAALRRLTDRHEALRTRYLPDGPDGPVAEVLPQAPDGLLTVDTDAAALAEAFERAVRGHRLTEGRVFNALWLPRRHYLQIAVHHLTLDGYSLTMLADELEDALTGRAPGAPAAQPRDLATDLAAWLASPRAEEDAARWSALGLSDVPPVPTDSTGAGPLSTATAATAGLDEEHTTALHTAAGRLGHPVGLLVLAAVARSVAERFGLPAVSVDTYHHGRDTVPGGHDTTSALGYLQSTYPVVIHTGAPGSWPQDALDDLAAVPRAKFGFDALRYSGHPLLATAGPGSGIRLNFRSRMNQVNDRVGRWLRPADVAGGSRRSARQREPWVLNVEGDVVDDRLLLTIRFSTDHYAEETVRRLLDRAITLLPELAAGGSAPR
- a CDS encoding MFS transporter; amino-acid sequence: MSRSPALRRTALRRLGVPEAPAAGRWALVAVVDAIGTGMFLPISVLYFTVVVGLSAGAVGAGLGIAGLVGSVATPLSGTLIDRFGARKVVVCCWAAGAVAYVGYLGVRDWGGLVAVASVAHVADRMVNPARKVFLTSIADAEDRVSLMAFQRAVLNVGFGLGGLITAAVLAIGSDTGYHAVLVANAVSYAGAIALVLTVPVIRPLRPDRPPEEGRPRAGYRQVLADRRYVSLAVLNILVLVYSTAFTIGMPLWVYEYTSAPAGLVGLLFTFNTVLVVLLQIRAAKSCTSLAQAPRVYRVAAALFVLAALGYWAAHRSGGATAVAIGLLVLAVLAHTLTELLGAVGEWTVSMTLAPERLRGRYLSLFGLSLSAQEAIGPALVTALIAADADLAWFALAALLALGCLLSAWLVRTAVGPDAPDDPAEAPTDAKSAAPSTS
- a CDS encoding sugar phosphate isomerase/epimerase — its product is MKLAVIGDELSQDPELVADTAAQLGFAGVEVRSYDETPPHELTDNQISRMRGLLDERGLAVAGFAPPVFKGPVSTTDEQLAEAREVLVESCRRAVRLGTPHARIFSFFAETDHAPEPLRAARVVAALLEGVVPGVPLILETESRSNTPHMRDVLDFLDALGRDDVGVLWDPANAVRGGWGQVRYPSDYLMGRHLIQHVHVKDPDGTNGYVRLGDGDLDWPTMLTRLAEDGYTGYLSLETHWRHGRVLSPANRDRPWGEDFSRDGFAASVECMQRLRDWCDRLPALVRETS